Proteins from a genomic interval of Streptomyces sp. NBC_01445:
- a CDS encoding FKBP-type peptidyl-prolyl cis-trans isomerase: MSELTKPEVDVPEGDAPTELTIRDLVVGDGTEVKPGMVVRVHYVGVTFESGKEFDASWDRGQPFKFALGSGKVIKGWDRGVRGMKVGGRREIIVPPRLGYGNQSPSPLIPPGSTLVFVVDLLDSYSSTTGWSNAW, from the coding sequence ATGAGTGAACTGACGAAGCCCGAGGTCGACGTTCCGGAGGGTGACGCTCCTACCGAGCTGACCATCCGGGACCTGGTCGTCGGGGACGGGACTGAGGTGAAGCCGGGCATGGTGGTCAGGGTCCACTATGTCGGGGTGACCTTCGAGTCCGGGAAGGAGTTCGATGCCTCCTGGGACCGGGGCCAGCCGTTCAAGTTCGCCCTGGGCAGTGGCAAGGTCATCAAGGGCTGGGACCGGGGGGTGAGGGGGATGAAGGTCGGCGGTCGGCGCGAGATCATCGTTCCCCCGCGTCTCGGCTACGGCAATCAGTCGCCCTCACCGTTGATCCCGCCGGGCTCGACCCTGGTCTTCGTGGTGGACCTGCTGGACTCGTATTCCAGCACAACCGGGTGGAGCAACGCCTGGTGA